A region from the Bacteroidota bacterium genome encodes:
- the dnaN gene encoding DNA polymerase III subunit beta, translating into MKFTTTTGELQRILAKVSGVVPTKSTMPILENVLFDLLNNRLTITATDLEISQTISLDVKGTEDGRVAIPAKRLLDTIRSFGSIDDVIFTVDVTASKIHIKVGKGDFTLTGENAKEFPVISPFEGKTEISLDSNILKRIIHRTVFAVSTDELRPAMMGVLFQPKDKDLRAVATDGHRLVRYTHKMNKASDLKHDIIVPAKALNIVNKSVESGTVKLTMSDTHVKFNFDSTELVSRLIDETYPNYESVIPTENDRAMTVKRESMMAALRRVALYASATTHHIKLSMKKNTLTISAQDLDFGGEAKEIVEAEYASDDLDIGFNSTYLVDILSHLEAEQVTFKFSTPTRAGIVSPSGENANEDVLMLVMPVRLNN; encoded by the coding sequence ACTTCAACGCATACTTGCAAAAGTCAGTGGTGTTGTTCCGACAAAATCAACAATGCCTATTCTTGAAAATGTATTGTTTGATTTGCTGAACAATCGACTTACGATAACGGCTACCGATCTCGAAATATCCCAGACTATTTCACTTGACGTAAAGGGAACAGAGGATGGGCGAGTGGCTATTCCGGCGAAGCGCCTGCTTGATACTATTCGCTCGTTTGGTTCAATTGATGATGTCATATTTACTGTGGATGTTACAGCAAGTAAAATACACATTAAAGTAGGTAAGGGAGATTTTACTCTGACGGGAGAGAATGCAAAAGAATTTCCCGTCATTTCTCCGTTTGAAGGAAAGACAGAAATATCTCTCGATTCAAATATTTTGAAGCGCATTATTCATCGAACTGTCTTTGCAGTGAGTACGGATGAACTTCGACCCGCTATGATGGGCGTATTATTTCAACCAAAGGATAAAGACCTGCGGGCAGTAGCAACTGATGGGCACAGACTCGTCAGGTACACTCACAAGATGAACAAAGCGTCTGATTTGAAACACGACATCATTGTGCCGGCTAAAGCGCTGAATATTGTTAATAAGTCGGTTGAATCGGGAACAGTAAAACTCACAATGAGTGATACACATGTGAAATTCAATTTCGATTCGACAGAACTTGTATCGCGCCTGATTGACGAAACATATCCTAACTATGAAAGCGTTATTCCGACGGAAAACGACAGAGCCATGACTGTTAAACGCGAGTCGATGATGGCGGCATTGAGACGCGTTGCATTGTACGCAAGTGCAACAACGCATCACATAAAGCTGTCGATGAAGAAGAATACGCTTACCATCAGTGCCCAGGATTTGGATTTTGGCGGTGAAGCAAAGGAGATTGTTGAAGCAGAATATGCGTCCGACGATTTGGATATCGGTTTTAACTCCACATATTTAGTGGATATTTTATCGCATCTTGAAGCCGAGCAAGTAACATTCAAATTCAGTACGCCGACACGTGCGGGTATTGTTTCTCCGTCGGGAGAAAATGCAAATGAGGATGTACTGATGTTGGTGATGCCCGTACGGCTCAACAATTGA
- the recF gene encoding DNA replication/repair protein RecF: MNVEFVHLKNFRNHEDTVIECGAGINALLGNNGQGKTNVLEAISYLSLTKSFYAAGDATVLQIGKDSFEIDGKIQTDAHIEHRIHAAYNRSGDKSFTINGARPETFASVIGRFPIVVLSPENNAITFGGPMERRKFIDLLLSQISRSYLEDLLEYRRILKQRNRLLTEAKAEHRYPAGLLEPWTASLIHHGARIINNRKAFVREFREYVKRAYYSLVSSPDHPYDGNEDPSLHYESLPGLENLTGIDPIMEVMRDELERKNVEERRRGSTLVGPHRDDLRLRINDISVQQYASQGQHKTLLLSLKIAEFFYLKEHRGEVPVFLLDDVFSELDETRSQLLLNTLSSLGQTFITTTEEGVFHDAISWNRTNRRFRVEAGSVRPA, encoded by the coding sequence ATGAACGTTGAGTTTGTTCACCTGAAGAACTTCAGGAATCACGAAGATACAGTAATTGAATGCGGGGCAGGTATTAACGCCCTTTTGGGAAACAACGGACAGGGAAAGACCAATGTGCTGGAAGCAATTTCGTATTTGAGTCTCACCAAAAGTTTCTATGCTGCCGGAGATGCAACGGTTCTGCAAATCGGCAAAGATAGTTTCGAGATAGACGGGAAAATACAAACGGACGCACACATCGAGCATCGAATTCATGCTGCGTACAACCGGTCAGGCGACAAGTCGTTTACCATCAACGGAGCCAGGCCCGAAACGTTTGCCTCGGTCATAGGCCGTTTTCCCATTGTGGTGCTCTCCCCGGAAAACAACGCAATCACATTCGGCGGGCCGATGGAACGGCGGAAATTCATCGACCTGCTCCTGTCGCAAATCAGCCGCAGTTATCTTGAAGATCTGCTCGAATACCGGCGTATCCTGAAGCAGCGCAACCGGTTGCTTACCGAAGCTAAGGCGGAACACAGATATCCGGCCGGGCTTCTTGAACCTTGGACAGCGAGTCTTATTCATCATGGTGCACGCATTATCAACAATCGCAAAGCGTTTGTCCGCGAGTTCAGGGAGTATGTGAAGCGTGCATATTACAGTCTTGTAAGCAGTCCGGATCACCCATACGACGGAAACGAAGATCCATCCTTGCATTACGAGTCACTTCCGGGACTGGAGAATCTGACAGGCATCGACCCGATAATGGAAGTAATGAGAGATGAACTGGAAAGGAAGAACGTTGAGGAACGCCGGCGGGGCTCAACGCTTGTTGGACCTCACCGTGATGATCTCCGGTTGCGGATCAACGACATCAGCGTTCAACAGTATGCATCGCAAGGGCAGCACAAAACACTGTTGCTATCATTAAAAATTGCCGAGTTCTTTTATCTGAAAGAACACCGCGGCGAAGTTCCGGTTTTCCTGCTTGACGATGTTTTCAGTGAACTCGATGAAACCCGGTCCCAACTGCTGTTGAATACACTTTCTTCGCTCGGGCAAACATTCATCACAACAACAGAAGAGGGTGTATTTCACGACGCCATTTCGTGGAATCGAACAAACAGAAGGTTCCGGGTTGAAGCGGGTTCGGTCCGCCCTGCGTAG
- the gyrA gene encoding DNA gyrase subunit A — MATLNEKIVPVDIEDEMKGSYIDYSMSVIVARALPDVRDGLKPVHRRVLFGMQELGLAPNRPYKKSARIVGEVLGKYHPHGDTAVYDTMVRMAQDFSMRYPLVDGQGNFGSVDGDSPAAMRYTEARMSRIADEMLRDLDKNTVDFAPNFDDTLKEPTVMPALVPNLLVNGTSGIAVGMSTNIPPHNLSEVIDGCIAYIKDESITSEKLMKHIKAPDFPTGGIIYGYEGVKSAYLTGRGRIIVRAKASIETDKKDRQSIIISEIPYQVNKATLIERIADLVNEKKIEDISDVNDESDRDGFRIVVSLKKDANAQVVLNNLYKHTHMQTTFGVIVLALVEGRPQILTLREIIEKFVKHRNNVVVRRAKYELDAAEKRAHILEGFIIALDNIDAVIKLIRASRDYDTAKNGLMKKFKLSEIQAKAILDMRLQRLTGLERKKIEEEYRETIKLIEQLKALLASKKLQMQLIEKELLQIKEKYGDERRTEIVMKAEEFSIEDTIAEEEVVITISHSGYIKRFPVSGYRRQSRGGRGSTGAGTREDDFIEAVFIASTHEHIMLFTDQGRCYWLKVFEIPEGGRATRGKSIANLISKEAKETIVSYVAVKNFEEKLNVLMVTEQGIIKKTALEEFSNPRKTGIGAIGLDKKDRLIDVHLTDGKQDIVIGTKEGVAIRFHEQEVRVMGRSAGGVRAIKLEKGDAVVGAVVLRRSGATILVATEDGFGKRSEVDDYRTSHRGGKGIITMKTTEKTGKMIAIKEVVDKDDVVIVTGNGIVIRQHASDIRVAGRNTQGVRLIKLGEGDKVSDVAAVPSEDEEPANGNGSSAKSGSDKSGEKEESDQQSLFDDDNEKKNLKTKKGTSKVEVKGRVKIQEKVRPKPETPKAGAKKPGKKEKTKTKPAKVIPPAKQATKGKPSAKVRKTAAKGRKK; from the coding sequence ATGGCCACCCTCAACGAAAAAATAGTCCCCGTTGATATTGAAGATGAAATGAAGGGATCGTACATCGATTACTCGATGTCGGTCATTGTGGCGAGGGCGCTTCCCGATGTACGTGACGGGCTCAAACCCGTTCACCGCCGCGTTCTCTTCGGTATGCAAGAACTCGGCTTGGCGCCGAATCGTCCGTACAAGAAGTCGGCGCGTATCGTCGGTGAGGTGCTGGGTAAGTATCACCCGCATGGCGACACCGCGGTGTACGACACGATGGTTCGCATGGCGCAGGACTTCTCGATGCGCTATCCGCTGGTTGACGGACAGGGAAACTTCGGTTCTGTGGACGGCGATTCGCCCGCGGCAATGCGTTACACAGAAGCGCGCATGTCCCGCATTGCGGACGAGATGCTGCGCGACCTCGACAAGAACACGGTTGATTTCGCGCCCAACTTCGACGACACGCTGAAGGAGCCGACCGTTATGCCGGCGCTTGTTCCCAATCTTCTCGTCAACGGAACGAGCGGCATTGCCGTCGGTATGTCCACCAATATCCCTCCGCACAATCTGAGCGAAGTCATCGACGGCTGCATCGCGTACATCAAAGACGAAAGCATCACCAGCGAAAAGCTGATGAAGCATATCAAAGCGCCGGACTTCCCCACGGGCGGCATCATTTACGGATATGAGGGTGTGAAGTCTGCCTACCTGACCGGTCGCGGCCGCATCATTGTGCGTGCAAAAGCAAGTATAGAAACGGACAAGAAGGACCGGCAGAGTATTATCATCTCGGAAATTCCGTACCAGGTCAACAAGGCGACTCTTATCGAACGTATCGCAGATCTGGTGAACGAGAAGAAGATTGAAGACATCTCTGATGTAAATGACGAATCCGATCGCGATGGATTCCGCATCGTTGTCTCGCTCAAGAAAGACGCCAACGCGCAAGTTGTGCTGAACAATCTCTACAAGCATACGCATATGCAGACAACGTTCGGCGTCATCGTGCTGGCCCTTGTTGAAGGACGACCGCAGATTTTGACATTGCGCGAGATCATCGAGAAATTTGTCAAGCATCGCAACAATGTCGTCGTTCGCCGGGCGAAATACGAGCTCGATGCCGCCGAGAAACGTGCGCACATCCTTGAAGGCTTCATTATCGCGCTTGACAACATCGATGCTGTCATCAAGCTGATTCGGGCCTCGCGGGACTATGACACCGCGAAGAACGGCTTGATGAAGAAATTCAAGTTGTCCGAGATTCAGGCAAAAGCAATTCTCGATATGCGCCTCCAACGCCTCACCGGCCTGGAACGCAAGAAGATCGAAGAAGAATATCGCGAAACCATCAAGCTTATTGAACAACTGAAAGCCCTGCTCGCGAGCAAGAAGTTGCAAATGCAGCTGATAGAGAAAGAACTTCTGCAAATCAAGGAAAAGTACGGCGACGAGCGTCGCACCGAAATCGTGATGAAGGCGGAAGAGTTCAGCATCGAAGATACAATCGCCGAAGAAGAAGTGGTTATCACGATTTCCCACAGCGGCTATATCAAGCGCTTCCCGGTGAGCGGCTACCGGAGGCAATCGCGTGGCGGCAGAGGTTCGACAGGAGCGGGAACGCGCGAAGATGATTTCATAGAAGCAGTATTCATCGCTTCGACACACGAGCACATCATGCTCTTCACGGATCAAGGACGATGCTACTGGCTGAAGGTGTTTGAAATCCCCGAAGGCGGGCGCGCAACACGCGGAAAATCCATCGCCAATCTTATCTCCAAGGAAGCCAAAGAGACCATCGTTTCATACGTCGCTGTCAAGAATTTCGAAGAGAAATTGAATGTGTTGATGGTGACCGAACAGGGCATCATCAAGAAGACGGCACTCGAAGAATTCAGCAACCCGCGCAAAACCGGCATCGGCGCAATCGGCCTGGACAAAAAGGACAGACTCATTGACGTTCACCTGACCGACGGCAAACAGGATATCGTCATCGGTACGAAGGAAGGCGTTGCCATCCGATTCCACGAGCAGGAGGTTCGTGTAATGGGGCGAAGTGCAGGTGGAGTCCGTGCAATCAAGCTGGAAAAGGGCGATGCTGTTGTCGGTGCGGTGGTGTTGCGGCGAAGCGGCGCAACGATTCTCGTTGCAACGGAGGATGGCTTCGGCAAGCGCAGCGAAGTGGATGACTATCGCACAAGTCACCGCGGCGGCAAGGGTATCATCACGATGAAGACGACCGAGAAGACGGGCAAGATGATCGCCATCAAGGAAGTAGTTGACAAGGATGATGTCGTGATTGTGACGGGGAACGGCATTGTCATCCGGCAGCACGCGTCGGATATTCGCGTGGCGGGACGCAACACGCAGGGCGTTCGCCTCATCAAATTAGGCGAAGGAGACAAAGTCTCTGATGTTGCCGCAGTTCCTTCCGAGGATGAGGAACCGGCAAACGGAAATGGAAGTTCAGCCAAATCCGGAAGCGATAAGTCTGGGGAGAAGGAAGAGAGCGATCAACAATCACTTTTCGATGACGACAACGAAAAAAAAAATCTGAAGACAAAGAAGGGAACGAGCAAGGTGGAGGTTAAGGGGAGGGTGAAGATTCAGGAAAAGGTGAGGCCAAAGCCTGAAACACCGAAAGCGGGAGCAAAGAAGCCGGGCAAAAAAGAGAAGACAAAGACAAAACCGGCGAAGGTTATACCGCCGGCGAAGCAAGCGACAAAAGGAAAGCCGTCTGCCAAGGTCAGGAAAACCGCCGCAAAAGGGAGGAAGAAGTAG
- the gyrB gene encoding DNA topoisomerase (ATP-hydrolyzing) subunit B, with the protein MAKDKEEQKKYSADDITVLKGLEAVRRRPAMYIGDVSIRGLHHLVYEVVDNSIDEALAGFAKNISVRINKDGSITVIDDGRGIPTDIHKEEKRSALEVVMTVLHAGGKFDKNTYKVSGGLHGVGVSVVNALSEWMKVEVRRDGKLYFQEYRKGDPVAAVKHIGKAENGKSGTTVTFMPDGTIFKNRTFKFETIAERLRELAFLNRTVVLTLKDLRSKQEQEETFHFEGGIVEFVKYTDATRPAIMKKVFYCEGKDKDESGRWVEVEAAFQYNEQYSENIFTYVNNINTHEGGTHLVGFRTAITRQLNNYAYKNNILKEGGISLTGDDFKEGFTGVISAKVPEPQFEGQTKTKLGNSEVKSIVEGIVGPALQSWLEENPGDAKRILEKSLQAAEAREAARKARDLTRRKNALSGGGLPGKLADCSISDPEHCELYLVEGDSAGGSAKQGRDRRFQAILPLKGKILNVEKARLHKILENEEIRNIFTAIGTGVGDQFDPEKVRYGKIIIMCDADVDGSHIRTLLLTLLFRHMKPLIELGHIYIAQPPLYKVKKGKQEFYAYDEEERDEILKRLGNSRKEEPKAAEDGEALPEEGAVVTPSGAIISRFKGLGEMNPEQLWSTTMNPETRTVLQVTIENAADADRTFSILMGDEVEPRREFIEKNAKYVRNLDV; encoded by the coding sequence ATGGCAAAGGACAAAGAGGAACAAAAGAAATACAGCGCAGACGACATCACAGTCCTCAAGGGCCTTGAAGCGGTACGACGCAGGCCCGCGATGTACATCGGCGACGTGAGTATACGAGGTCTGCACCATCTCGTCTATGAGGTTGTCGACAATTCGATCGATGAAGCGCTTGCCGGATTTGCAAAGAACATATCCGTGCGCATCAACAAAGACGGCTCGATCACCGTGATCGACGACGGGCGCGGAATTCCCACCGACATTCACAAAGAAGAGAAGCGTTCAGCCCTCGAAGTAGTCATGACTGTGCTGCATGCCGGTGGAAAGTTTGACAAGAACACCTACAAAGTATCGGGCGGGTTGCACGGCGTTGGCGTTTCCGTCGTGAACGCCTTGAGCGAATGGATGAAAGTAGAAGTCCGCCGCGACGGGAAGTTGTACTTCCAGGAATATCGCAAAGGCGACCCCGTCGCAGCCGTGAAGCATATCGGCAAAGCGGAAAACGGCAAGTCCGGCACAACCGTAACGTTCATGCCCGACGGTACGATTTTCAAGAACAGGACATTCAAGTTTGAAACAATAGCCGAACGTTTGCGTGAACTTGCGTTCCTCAACCGGACTGTTGTTCTCACGCTGAAGGATCTGCGTTCGAAGCAAGAACAGGAAGAAACATTCCACTTCGAAGGCGGCATTGTTGAGTTTGTGAAATACACGGATGCAACGCGTCCTGCAATTATGAAGAAGGTGTTCTACTGCGAGGGGAAGGACAAAGATGAAAGCGGACGCTGGGTTGAAGTCGAAGCGGCCTTCCAGTACAACGAACAGTACAGCGAAAACATCTTCACGTACGTCAACAACATCAACACACATGAAGGCGGCACACATCTCGTCGGTTTCAGAACCGCCATTACGCGGCAACTCAACAACTATGCGTACAAGAATAATATTCTGAAAGAAGGCGGCATCTCGTTGACAGGCGACGACTTCAAGGAAGGATTTACCGGCGTCATCAGCGCGAAGGTTCCGGAGCCGCAGTTTGAAGGTCAGACGAAAACGAAGCTCGGCAACAGTGAAGTCAAGAGCATTGTCGAAGGAATTGTCGGGCCGGCTTTGCAGAGCTGGCTGGAAGAAAACCCCGGTGATGCAAAACGGATTCTCGAGAAATCACTGCAGGCGGCGGAGGCACGCGAAGCAGCGCGAAAGGCCCGCGATCTCACACGTCGCAAGAACGCATTATCGGGTGGCGGGCTTCCCGGGAAACTCGCCGATTGTTCCATCAGCGACCCCGAACATTGCGAACTCTATTTAGTTGAAGGTGATTCGGCAGGCGGCAGCGCAAAGCAAGGCCGCGACCGGAGGTTTCAGGCAATTCTTCCCCTTAAGGGAAAAATCCTCAATGTCGAAAAAGCCCGTCTCCACAAGATTCTTGAGAACGAAGAAATCCGCAACATCTTCACGGCAATCGGCACGGGTGTCGGAGATCAGTTCGATCCCGAAAAAGTCCGCTATGGCAAAATCATCATCATGTGCGACGCGGACGTGGACGGCTCGCATATCCGCACTCTGTTGCTGACGTTGTTGTTCCGCCACATGAAGCCGCTGATCGAACTCGGGCACATCTACATCGCGCAGCCGCCGCTGTACAAAGTGAAGAAGGGAAAGCAGGAGTTTTACGCGTACGATGAAGAAGAGCGGGACGAGATTCTCAAACGTCTCGGCAACTCCAGGAAGGAAGAACCGAAAGCTGCGGAAGATGGCGAAGCGTTGCCGGAAGAAGGAGCCGTGGTGACGCCGAGCGGTGCCATCATCTCTCGCTTCAAAGGTCTCGGCGAAATGAACCCCGAGCAACTCTGGTCAACAACAATGAACCCGGAAACCCGCACCGTGCTTCAGGTAACAATCGAAAACGCCGCCGATGCCGACCGCACATTCTCCATTCTGATGGGAGATGAAGTGGAGCCGCGGCGCGAGTTCATCGAGAAAAATGCGAAGTATGTACGCAACTTGGATGTGTGA
- a CDS encoding DUF721 domain-containing protein, producing MDKRSTRRQHPPQKTKQQPEPFALALDKFVRQVGITKKMKQFSVITSWGEIVGQQIARVTQAERIDNGILFVKTATAPWRNELTLRRLEILEKVNAAAGANVVKEIRFR from the coding sequence ATGGACAAGAGAAGTACAAGACGACAGCATCCTCCGCAGAAGACAAAACAGCAACCGGAGCCGTTCGCCTTGGCGCTCGACAAGTTCGTCAGGCAAGTGGGCATTACAAAGAAGATGAAGCAGTTCTCCGTTATCACGTCATGGGGGGAGATCGTAGGTCAGCAGATAGCCAGAGTGACTCAAGCAGAGAGAATCGACAACGGCATTTTGTTTGTCAAAACAGCAACAGCTCCGTGGCGCAATGAGTTGACACTGAGACGGCTGGAGATTTTAGAGAAGGTGAATGCTGCAGCAGGAGCCAACGTAGTCAAGGAAATCAGATTCCGGTAG